The following coding sequences lie in one Halanaerobiales bacterium genomic window:
- a CDS encoding DegV family protein, which translates to MKIKFILDSAADMPEELTDKYDIDVFPLYIHHGDKQYKDGIGITSKKVYENMKNGEVYKTSQVAVNDFMEKFEEYAKKDKTVIYPAFSSELSGTFQSAVLAKNKIKEKYPDFDITIIDTKSASMGVGLALYNVLQEMEKNNLNKKEIIEKIKYYAEHMEHIFTVEDLDYLVRGGRLNKISGLVGGILNIKPIIEVENGKLEQLEKKKGSKKVRKRIIELFLEKGTNIAEQNLAILHANSKKKAEEFKSEIEEKTKYKSVIFSDIGAVIGAHTGPGTYGIIFLNEKRKVNEVEIYK; encoded by the coding sequence ATATATTCATCATGGAGATAAACAATACAAAGACGGAATTGGGATAACTTCTAAAAAGGTATATGAAAATATGAAAAATGGTGAAGTTTATAAAACATCTCAGGTAGCAGTAAATGATTTTATGGAAAAATTTGAAGAATACGCTAAAAAGGACAAGACAGTTATCTATCCTGCTTTTTCTTCTGAGCTTTCCGGGACTTTTCAGTCTGCTGTACTTGCCAAAAATAAGATAAAGGAAAAATATCCTGATTTTGATATTACAATTATAGATACAAAATCAGCAAGTATGGGAGTTGGTCTTGCTCTTTATAATGTTTTGCAGGAGATGGAAAAAAATAATTTAAATAAGAAAGAAATAATAGAGAAAATAAAATATTATGCTGAACATATGGAACATATTTTTACTGTAGAAGATTTGGACTATCTTGTCAGAGGAGGAAGATTAAATAAGATTTCTGGTTTAGTTGGTGGTATTTTAAATATTAAACCAATAATTGAAGTTGAAAATGGCAAATTAGAACAATTAGAAAAGAAAAAAGGAAGTAAAAAGGTAAGGAAAAGAATTATTGAATTATTTTTAGAAAAAGGAACTAATATAGCTGAACAAAATCTAGCAATCCTACATGCTAATTCTAAAAAGAAGGCGGAAGAATTTAAATCAGAAATTGAAGAAAAAACAAAATATAAATCAGTTATTTTTAGTGATATTGGGGCTGTAATAGGTGCTCATACTGGACCAGGAACTTATGGGATTATCTTTTTAAATGAAAAGAGAAAAGTCAATGAAGTAGAAATTTATAAATAA